One segment of Anatilimnocola aggregata DNA contains the following:
- a CDS encoding DUF1559 family PulG-like putative transporter, translating to MSIQFACPHCGKQTVVADQYAGQTGPCASCGAQVTVPYSGTGTIGPPTGGSKGTSPLLIILAVVVVAMLACGGLLAAIVVPAVFSARSAAQRVNSMNHLKQIGLALHNYYDTHNTFPPAVVTDKDGKPLYSGRVLLLPYIERGDLYDRFDKAKAWDSAENLAVSQTMIDTFLDPARTTGGPFRSDYVFVTGKNTILEGNSTVRFADITDGTSNTVIAIETSQGPASWAAPGEWDVDSGTLPPSNHERVRLILYADGSVRPMDHAAAQQIIRAAATRNGGEVIPF from the coding sequence ATGTCCATTCAATTTGCTTGCCCTCACTGCGGGAAGCAGACGGTGGTTGCCGACCAATACGCTGGCCAAACTGGCCCCTGCGCGAGTTGTGGAGCGCAGGTGACGGTTCCCTACTCGGGCACGGGAACCATCGGTCCACCAACCGGAGGCTCCAAGGGAACTTCCCCACTGCTAATCATTCTGGCAGTGGTCGTGGTGGCGATGCTCGCTTGCGGGGGACTGCTCGCAGCCATCGTGGTTCCAGCTGTATTTTCGGCTCGCAGCGCAGCCCAGCGCGTGAATTCGATGAATCACCTCAAGCAAATTGGCTTGGCGCTACACAACTATTACGACACGCACAATACCTTTCCGCCGGCTGTCGTCACCGATAAGGACGGCAAGCCACTCTATAGTGGTCGTGTGCTTCTGCTCCCCTACATTGAGCGCGGCGACTTGTACGACCGCTTCGACAAAGCGAAGGCCTGGGACAGTGCGGAGAATCTCGCCGTCTCGCAAACCATGATCGATACCTTTCTCGATCCAGCACGAACGACCGGCGGACCATTTCGTAGCGACTATGTATTTGTCACGGGCAAGAACACAATCTTGGAGGGGAATAGCACGGTTCGGTTTGCGGACATCACCGATGGCACGAGCAATACGGTGATCGCGATCGAAACTTCTCAGGGCCCCGCGAGTTGGGCCGCGCCCGGCGAGTGGGATGTCGACTCCGGCACACTCCCGCCGAGCAATCACGAGCGCGTTCGTCTCATCCTGTATGCCGACGGCAGCGTGCGACCCATGGATCACGCGGCCGCACAACAAATCATTCGCGCCGCCGCCACACGCAACGGCGGCGAAGTGATTCCATTTTGA
- a CDS encoding PSD1 and planctomycete cytochrome C domain-containing protein, giving the protein MKLCCSVLALLLFGTNLAQAAEVDAVGVDFFEKKIRPVLVANCYQCHSASSKEIKGELRVDTKQGIRKGGETGPAVIPGKPGDSLLIQALRHEDGLEMPPKQKLSDDVIADFTKWVQLGAPDPREATASTVGKKINLAEAKKFWSLQPAKLTPPAAAQNAAWARTPIDRYVIAGLEANKLAPVADADKATLIRRLYFDLIGLPPTPEEVDAYVHDRSPKATEALVDRLLASPRFGERWGRHWLDVARFGESTGKERNVPYQYAWRYRNYVIDAFASDKPFDQFIREQIAGDLLPAATNEQQNEHITATGFLALSPRSLNERNPEQFAMDVADEQIDVTTRAFMAISVACARCHDHKFDPIQQQDYYALAGIFRSTQSFPGVKRGNNKTGYEGDFVSLVSTAKSAGSEADRRELARLDREIAEAKRDLARAKEALGDVPAVAPNRLAAKPKNKNKLAKENKRQKPNLANPFQKEERRLSELSNARTELEKKLTPPGENAMGVRESAKLMDCHINIRGEVNDLGDEVDRGLVRVLMYPGAPQIDKTHSGRLQLAAWIANRSNPLTARVMANRVWFHLFGRGLVETIDNFGALGETPSHPELLDYLAVRFMDQKWSTKQLIREIVLSRTYQLSSAHQAANYNSDPENKYLWRMSRRRLEAEAIRDAVLATSGRLNLERPAGSPVMKLSGELGRQIKGEELLQENTYRSCYLPMARGYVPEFLNVFDMADPELVTGQRDVTTVATQALYLMNSPVVQKMSEGAADRVLGNSKLTDDNQRIDYAFRLIVGHGATSDQMGEVQQFLNDYAATQAVGMKPEQRRQQAWTALCHTLYASAEFRYVY; this is encoded by the coding sequence ATGAAGCTTTGTTGCAGCGTGCTTGCCTTGCTCTTGTTTGGTACCAACCTGGCTCAGGCAGCCGAAGTCGATGCCGTGGGAGTGGACTTTTTCGAGAAAAAAATTCGCCCCGTTCTCGTCGCCAACTGCTATCAGTGCCATTCGGCGAGCAGCAAGGAGATCAAAGGGGAACTTCGCGTCGATACCAAGCAGGGGATTCGTAAGGGTGGCGAAACCGGCCCTGCGGTCATCCCCGGCAAACCGGGCGACAGCCTGCTGATTCAAGCTTTGCGACATGAGGACGGGCTGGAAATGCCCCCCAAGCAAAAGCTGTCGGACGACGTGATTGCCGACTTTACGAAGTGGGTCCAGCTTGGCGCACCCGACCCGCGCGAGGCTACCGCGTCGACTGTGGGTAAGAAAATCAACCTCGCCGAAGCAAAGAAGTTCTGGTCGCTGCAGCCTGCGAAGTTGACGCCCCCGGCGGCTGCCCAGAATGCGGCCTGGGCACGCACTCCGATCGATCGCTACGTCATCGCAGGTCTGGAAGCAAACAAACTGGCCCCGGTTGCCGATGCCGACAAGGCGACGCTGATTCGCCGCCTGTATTTCGATCTAATCGGACTGCCACCAACGCCTGAAGAAGTGGACGCCTACGTCCACGATCGGTCACCCAAGGCGACCGAAGCCTTAGTCGATCGCCTGCTTGCCTCGCCACGGTTTGGCGAGCGTTGGGGGCGGCATTGGCTGGACGTGGCCCGCTTTGGAGAGTCGACCGGCAAGGAACGAAATGTCCCTTATCAATATGCCTGGCGTTATCGAAATTATGTGATCGATGCCTTTGCCAGCGATAAGCCGTTCGATCAGTTCATTCGCGAACAGATTGCCGGCGATCTACTTCCTGCAGCGACGAACGAGCAGCAGAACGAACACATCACCGCGACCGGCTTCCTCGCGCTCAGCCCACGCAGTTTGAATGAACGAAATCCCGAACAGTTCGCGATGGATGTGGCCGACGAGCAGATCGACGTCACCACCCGCGCTTTCATGGCGATCTCGGTCGCTTGTGCCCGCTGCCACGATCACAAATTCGACCCGATTCAACAGCAAGACTATTACGCCCTGGCTGGCATCTTCCGTAGCACTCAATCGTTCCCGGGCGTGAAGCGCGGCAATAACAAGACAGGCTACGAAGGAGACTTTGTTTCGCTGGTCAGCACCGCCAAGTCAGCTGGCAGCGAAGCAGACCGCCGCGAACTCGCGCGGCTCGACCGGGAAATTGCCGAGGCTAAGCGCGACCTGGCGAGGGCGAAAGAGGCTCTCGGGGATGTTCCAGCAGTCGCTCCCAACAGGCTGGCTGCCAAGCCGAAAAACAAAAACAAACTCGCCAAGGAAAACAAACGCCAGAAGCCCAATCTGGCCAATCCCTTCCAAAAAGAAGAGCGGCGGTTGAGTGAACTGAGCAACGCCCGCACAGAACTGGAAAAGAAGCTCACCCCGCCCGGCGAAAACGCCATGGGTGTGCGGGAATCGGCCAAGTTGATGGACTGCCACATTAACATTCGGGGCGAAGTCAACGACCTGGGTGACGAAGTCGATCGCGGGCTGGTCCGCGTGCTGATGTATCCCGGTGCTCCTCAAATCGACAAAACACACAGCGGGCGCCTGCAACTCGCAGCATGGATTGCCAACCGCAGCAATCCACTCACTGCCCGCGTGATGGCGAACCGGGTGTGGTTCCACTTGTTCGGTCGCGGCCTGGTCGAGACGATCGATAACTTTGGAGCGCTGGGCGAGACACCTTCGCACCCCGAATTGCTCGACTATTTGGCCGTGCGGTTCATGGATCAGAAGTGGTCGACTAAACAGCTAATTCGCGAGATTGTTCTCAGCCGCACCTATCAACTTTCGAGTGCTCATCAGGCGGCCAATTACAACAGCGATCCGGAGAACAAGTATCTGTGGCGAATGAGCCGTCGCCGCCTCGAAGCCGAAGCGATTCGCGATGCAGTGCTGGCCACCTCGGGCCGCTTGAATTTGGAGCGCCCCGCAGGTTCGCCCGTGATGAAGCTTAGTGGCGAACTGGGCCGCCAGATTAAGGGAGAGGAACTGCTGCAGGAGAACACCTACCGCAGCTGTTATTTGCCGATGGCGCGGGGTTACGTTCCCGAGTTTCTCAACGTCTTCGATATGGCTGATCCCGAACTCGTCACTGGCCAGCGAGACGTGACGACGGTTGCCACCCAGGCGCTCTACCTGATGAACAGCCCGGTCGTGCAAAAGATGTCCGAGGGGGCTGCCGATCGCGTGCTTGGTAACAGCAAACTGACCGACGACAATCAGCGCATCGATTATGCGTTTCGACTAATCGTCGGACATGGTGCTACCAGCGATCAAATGGGCGAGGTGCAGCAATTCCTCAACGACTACGCGGCCACGCAAGCGGTTGGCATGAAACCCGAACAACGTCGCCAGCAAGCGTGGACGGCGCTATGCCACACGTTGTATGCGTCGGCTGAGTTCCGTTACGTGTATTGA